The window ATCGCAGCCACGCGATTCATGCCGTAGACATCCGAGGTGGCTTGATCTTGTCCCAGCACGTAACCGCCGGCGGCGCGGATCGCGGCACAGCCTTGCGCGCCGTCGTAACCCATGCCGGTCATGATGATGCCGAGACAACGACTGCCGAAGGCCGCGCTCGCGTCGCGCATCATCACATCGATCGAAGGTCGATGGCCGCTCACAGGATCGCTATCTTCGATCACGGCGACGACTTCGCTTCCTTGGCGTTGCAAACGTAGATGCCTGCCACCCGGTGCTATCAAGACCTGATTGTTCCGCAGCACATCGCCGGTCTCGGCTTCCTTGATCGACAGCGCCGAAATCGTATCGAGCCGCCGCGCAAACGGCCCAGTAAAGTTCGCCGGCATGTGTTGCACAACCACGATCGGCGGCAGCGATGGCGCGAGCGATTGAAATAGCTCACTTAGCGCGGGCGGTCCGCCCGTCGAGATGCCCAAGGCAATGCAGCAGTCTTGGTAAGCGTTGCTGATACCGGCAGATGGCCGCGCCACTTGTCGAACTGTCTGTTGCGCGCGGGCCTGACGAATCCGCAGCACGCGGTCGACGTCGGCGCCGGCCATCGCGCGCAGTTTATGCAGCAATTCATCGCGAAATGGCCGATGAGCGGCGCTCGGATTTTCCGGCTTCGGCACATAATCGAGCGCGCCGCAGTCGAGCGCCTGCAGCGTGATTTGCGCCGCGCGCTGCGTTAGCGAGCTGACCATGATCACCGGGATCGGCCGCTCGGCGAGGAGCGCAGCCAAGGTTTGTAGCCCGTCCATGCCGGGCATTTGAATGTCGAGCGTAACGATGTCCGGCCGCAACTCGACGACTTTGATCAACGCCTCGGCGCCGCTGGCCGCGGTGCCGACAACTTCGATGCCGCGCTCATTCGTCAGCACGTCGCGGATCAGTTCGCGCATCAGCGGCGAATCGTCAACCACGAGAACGCGAATGATCTTGTCCATTGTTGTCCGCTATACCAATTGCGGTTCGCGCTTGGCCGTGCGAGCCGCGATCTTTTGCAGTGCGGCCAGCAGTCGTCCCTTGTTGAACGGCTTGGCGATGAAATCGGCTGCGCCCGCGCGGAGCGCTTCTTTCAGAATCTCGGCTTGATCGAGCGCGCTGACGATCAGCACTTGCGCATCGCGGTTCAATTGCTTGATGCCGCGGAGACCATGCATGCCGTCGAACTCGGGCATCACCAGATCGAGCGTCACCGCGTCGGGTTGGAGTTTTTCGAATTGCTCGATTCCCTCCTGGCCGTTCGTGGCGTGACCCACGATTTCCCAGCCGTCCTCGCGGGCAGCGTCTTTGATCATCTCGCGGATGATCATGGCGTCGTCGATTACCAACAGTCGTTTTGTCATGACAGCAATCTCTCTACTTCCGTCCATCAACCACTTGGGCAGGTAACAAATGGGTCCGTTGAATGTTCGTTGAATCGTTTACAGCACTACGCTCGGCGAACCGGCCATGTCGACTTGCAAGTCGCCGGTCGCCGAATCGAACGTGATCCGCCGACCGACCTTGCCCCCCACATGTTCGGCCATGATGGGAATGCGCAGATTCTTCAGCAGTTGAATGACAATGGCGTGATTTTCTTTGCCGATTTGCAGCGGTCCCGAACTGCCGAACATGTTGGCTCCGCCGGCCACCTTGGCCACGAGGCCGGTGCGCGGGATGCCGTTTTCGGCGAGGATGGCGAGCATTTCTGGCAGCGCGGTATCGGCAAATTTGCCAGCCGGGCCAGGGCGATCCTGACCTTGCGGCAACACGATGTGCGCGACGACGGCTGTTTTGCGCAGTTCGTGAAACAGCACGAGGCCGATGCACGAGCCGAGCACGGCGCGAGCGATCTCTCCCTGGGCGACCAGGGCGATCTGGGCCATGCCGACATTCGCTTCGGCTCTGCGCTCAGGTGCGGAACAAGTCATGTGAGTTACTTTTCGTTCGTGAAGTTCAGGCGTTCGCAGGATTTCAGGCGTTCGCTGCGGAAGTTTGCACGGCGGTGAGCAAGGTTTGCAGCAATTCCTCGCTGGGAACAAAGAACAAACTCCAATTGACCTGCCGCTGGTCGAATTCAAACCTTGTGCGGCAGATCAAGGCTCGATCGCCAGCCAGCGATTGCCCGGCCAGCACTTGAGCGAGCACGCTGGCGCCAAAGTCCTGCACGAAGAACGGCGCCGAGGGAATCAACTTGCGGCGCGTCAAACGCGTCAGTTCGTTGAGATAAGCCGAGGCTAGAATGTTGCCGGTTTCCATGACGGCCGACTGATCGAGTTCCGACCATCCGGCATTGGCGACGACTTCACGGCCAAGCAAGCTCGCAGCGAGAGTGCGACCGTTCTCGTCGTCAAAGGCGAGAATGAGTTGGCCGCCCATTCCTCCTTGCACGCCGTCGCCCTGCACGCCGAGGACGACCATGGTGAGCAGGTCGTCGCCCATGTCGAGTTCGGCCGAGACTTCTTCGAGCGGCGCTTCGCGCAATTCATCGAGCGAGAGCGAGACGCGGCCATTGGTCCATTGCGACATGGCCAGCGAGGCGTGCTGCGTCGCCGCGGAGAAAAAGTCTCCGAGCAAAGCGGGATCAAAAGGTGCGGTGGCGTTCACGTTTATTCTTTCTGCTGAAGCTAAGCGGGTTCGAGTTCATTTGCTGCGGTCTTGCGACCGGCCAGGCTGATGAGCGACGACACATCCAAAATCAAGGACACTCTGCCGTTGCCGAGGATGCTGGCCCCGGCCAAACCGGGCACATTGCGGTAATTCTCGGCGAGCGATTTGATGACGATGTCTTCTTCACCGAGTAATCCGTCCACGGCGAGCCCCATCTCGTGACCGTCGGTGCCGACGATGACGAGTGTGCGTTCGCCGTTGGTGGATGTCGCGGTTCGCAACGAGCCGTCGGCCCATTGCAACAGATTGTTGAGCTCAACGACCGAGATCACGCGGCCGCGAACGCGAGCAGTGCTCAGACCATGCACCGTCGTCAGCGACTTCTCGCTCACGCGGACGATCTCAACGACCGACTCGACCGGCACGGCAAAGACGTCGCCCGAAATCACGGTAAGCAGGCTCGGCAGGATGGCCATCGTGAGCGGCAGCTTGATGGTGATTGTCGTGCCGACGCCGAACTGGCTGTCGAGCTCGACTACGCCGTTCAGCGATTCAATCTTGGAACGGACGATGTCCATGCCCATGCCGCGGCCGGAGATCTCCGTGACCTTTTCCGCGGTGCTGAAGCCCGGTGCCCAAATGAGTTGATAGGTCTGCTGCGTCGTCAGCCGTTCGGCATCGAGCGCGCTGATCAGACCTTTCGAAACCGCTTTGGCGCGAATCTTTTGCGGATCGAGACCGGCGCCGTCGTCGCGCACCTGAATCACCACGCGGTTGCCGCGGTGAAAAGCGTCGAGCGTAACGGTGCCTTGCGCTGGTTTACCGGCCGCGATGCGTTGCGCGGGAGACTCGATGCCGTGGTCCGCCGAGTTGCGCACCATGTGGATTAGCGGATCGCCGAGTTCATCGACCATACGCTTGTCGAGTTCGGTCTTTTCGCCGCGAATTACGAGCTGAATGTCTTTGCCGTTGCTGCGGGTGATGTCGCGAATCACGCGTTTGAACCGCCCAAACAGCGGGCCGATCGGCACCATGCGGGTGTCCATCACGCTCTTTTGAATGCCATCGGCAATGCGGTCGAGCTGATGCACGGCTTCGGAAACGCCGTTGACCATCGTGCGGGCCTGGCAGAGTTGTTCGAGATCGGTGCGAACGACTTCGAGGTCGCCGCGAATCTGCTGCACGTGCCGGCGAACGATTTTCATGAACGGGGTTTCGGCACCGGCGCCACTGGCCTGGTCGGCCTCGCTGAGGATATTTTCCAGCAGCGTGCCGACATTGGCGAGCGAATAGACCGATTGCTTGCGCGTCGACAGACTTTTCAGCTGATCGCCCAGCTGCGCGAAGCGGGCTTTGTTGATCACCAGCTGCCCGGCGAGGTTCATCAGCTGATCGAGGCGTTCGATATCGACACGAATCGTTTCGGCGGGTTTGTCTTTGCTCGCGGCAGCATCGGCCTTGTTGCGGCCGTTGTCTTTGACCCCTTCGCTCTTCACTTCGGCTTCGTCGTGATCGCCAGAAGCATGTTCGGCAACCGCTTCGCAGCGTTCTGGCTTGGCAGCAACACTCGGTGTTGTCTCGGCCGGCGATGTACACATTGCGTGGACGATATGTTCGAGCTCGATGCTACGAATGCCTTCGAGATCGATCTCGCGGCGGATCGACTTCTCGGAAATCTCGGTCGCGACTGCGAACACGAGCCGCTGCAGATCGACGGCGGTATCGAGTTGCTTTTCCGAAGGTTCGCGGAAGAACAGCTCGCCCAAGCAGCCGAGGCGATCGAAAATAACTTGAGCTTTCAGCTCGGCGAGTTGCAACCCCGCCTCGAGCATCACCACGCCGCCGATCACGCGTTGTTCGAGCGGAGCGGCCGCGATGATCTGAGCGCGCTCTGCATCCGTAAAGCTGGCAACTTGAATGATCGCTGGCGGAGGTGGCGGTGGCAGCGGCTTGGCTTCCATCGCGGCAAACGCCATGTGGCGAGCAGCGCGGAGCTTCGGATACGCCTCGTCGTACGAGTCTGGACTGCGCTGGCCGGCTTGCAGGACGACGACAAAGGCCCGCAGCGAATCGACGGCAATCAGCAGTGCATCGGAGAGTTCCGGCGTGATCGAGCGGCGCTCTTCACGCAGCACCTGTAGCAGATCTTCCATCGCGTGCGCAAGTTTTGCCGTGCGATGCAATCCGATCGAAGCAGCCGAGCCTTTGATGCGATGGCAGAACACCAGCAACGCATCGACGTCGGCTTCCACGCCGTTGACGAGGAGTTCGGCGAGGGCGTCGAGTGTTTCTTCGGTTTCGCCGATGAAAATCGAGAGGTACTTCGCTGGCACGTCGGTTTCATCGACGACATCGCCGAAGCTATCGACGGGCACATCGATGACGGGTTTCACAACCGGTGGAGCAGCAGGAATACTGATTGGCGCGTCGCTGACTTTCGCCGGCGCACCGCTCGAGATTCCGGCGCCGGCCAGCAGTTGCTGAATGGCGGCGACTTCTTCCAGGCAGGCGACTTCCGGCGCGTCTTGATCTTTCAGTCGATCGACCATGCCGGTCAAACGATCGAACGCTTGAAACATCACATCGATCACCGGCCGCGAAATGGTCAGGTTGCCATGGCGGGCGGCGTCGAAGACGTTTTCGACTTTGTGCGTCAAGCTGTTGATGTCGGTCAGCTGCAGCATCGCCGACAGCCCCTTCAGGCTATGGGCGTCGCGAAACATTTCGTTGAGCAGTTCAGCATCGGGCTGCAACTGCACATCGTCGCCCAGCGCGCGAGCCAGTTCGTCGAGCGTGAGGAGATTTTCGTTCAGGCGCGTGAGATATCCCTGCGACTCATCGAGGAAGTCGCTGAGCATCGTCGCCATGAAATCGTCGTCCAAACCCAGGTTGTTCGACATTAGGCAGTTCCTTGAGCGAGACCTTGGGTGGTGCGCAGCTCGGGCTTGCGATGCAGCCACGACTGCAGCCGTTCGAAACCGCGAGTTAAATCCGCGACACCTTCGGCAGGGCCGGTCACCAGCATGCCGCCAGGCTTGAGCGCGGCCTCGACGTTGCGCATCACCGGCTGCTTCGAGTCAGCGTCAAAATAAATCAGCACGTTCTTGACGAAGATCACGTCGAAGAGCGCGGCCCGCAGCGGTTGCAGCAGGTTGTGTTGTTTGAACGAAGTCCACTGCGTGAGCACCGGTTGAGCATCCCAACCATCGCCCGCTTGTTTGAAAAATCGCGTGCGGCAGTTGTCGGGAACCAAACGCATCGCACGCACACCAAAGTGGGCACGCTTGGCTTGATCGACCGCATCGACACCAATGTCGGTGCCGACGATATCGATCTTCCATTCGCGATAGTTCGAAATCTTGTCGGCGATGCAACAGGCAATGGTGTGTGCTTCGTCACCCGTGCTGCACGCAGCCGACCACACTCGCAGGGTCTTCGCGCGCTGGCCGCGACGCACCGCGTTTTGAATCTCGGTGAGATAGGTATTGCTGAACCAATCCCACTGATTCGCGTCACGAAACAAATACGTTTCGTGGGTGGTAATCTCTTGCAGAAACGCATCCCACTCGGCGTGATCGGCAGACAGCTTGCGCAGATGATCGAAATATCGATCAAAGCACGTGATGCCGGTCGCCTTCAGTCGCCGCCGCAAGCGGTTCGACAGCAGCGTCTTTTTCTGAGCGGAAATGCGAATGCCGGTCCGTTCATAGATCAGATCAGCGTAACGGCTGAGCTGAGCATCGGTGACTTGCTGAGTTAATGCGGCGGTGGTCATGACAGGCGGGTGGGATGGAGGAGGCGGGAAGATCCGCGGGCCAAATTGCCCGCGGAGTTAGTGGCAGACGGCCTTAGGCACGTTGCGTAACGGGCCGTTGAACCGAACCGGTCGAGCGACCGCGGGCCAATTCGACTTGAGGCTTGCTATACGACCGTTGTTCGGTCGCTTCCACTTGGAACCGGCCCACCAGGTCGCGCAGGGCAGCCGCTTGAGCGCCCAGCTGTTCGCTGCTCGAAGCCATTTCTTCGCTGCCAGCGGCCGATTGCTCGGTCACTCGCGAGACTTGCTGAATGGCGTTCGACACTTCGTTGGCGTTCTGGGCCTGTTCGACCGTCGCATCAGCGATCTCGCCGATCCGCTTGGCCGTTCCCTCGACACCTTGAATGATCTTGGTCAACGAGCCGCCGGTTTGCTCGCTGAGCTGAGCACCTTCTTCAACGCGTTGCGTCGATTCCTTGATCAGCTTCGAAATTTCCTTGGCCGCTTCGCTCGAGCGTTCGGCCAGCTTGCGAACTTCATCGGCCACCACCGCAAAGCCAAGGCCATGTTCGCCAGCTCGAGCCGCTTCGATGGCAGCGTTCAGGGCGAGCAGATTCGTTTGGCTGGCGATCTCCGAAATCACTTGAATGATTTCGCTGATCTGGCTCGACGAAGTCTTGATGCGGGCCATGGCATCGATCGACTTCTTCACGGCAGCGCCACCTTCTTCGGCCAGGCTGCTGGTTTCTTTGGCAACTTTATTGGCAGCGCCGGCGTTTTCTTTGACGGCTTCGATGCTGCGGGTGAGTTCTTCGATCGAAGCACTCATCTGTTCGACCGAGGCGCTCTGCGTTTGAGCACCTTGAGCGAGCGTCTGAGCACTCTCTGAAACGACCCGCGAGCCTTCGGTGAATTGGGCCGAGCCTTCGACGACTTGCGAGATCACATCACGCAGATCGGCGAGCATGCGACGCAAACCATTGGCGAGTTCGCCGATGGCGTCGTCACCGGTGACGGTCACTTCGCGAGTCAGATCGCCGGCAGCGGCGGCTTGAACGACGCCGAGGAGTTGATCGACCTTGTTACGCAGGTCTTCTTGCTGTTCCCGTTCGCGGCGTTGATTCTCGAGTGCGGCGGCGCGAGCGCGAACCGCATCGGTAATATTCGAAGCGTACTTGATGACCTTGTACGTCTTACCGCTCTTGTTGAGCAGCGAGCTGTAGCGCGCTTGAATCCAGACTTCGGCGCCGCCCTTGCCGAAGCGTTGGAATTCGCCTTCTTGCGATTCGCCGCGGCCGAGCTTGTTCCAGAATTCGCGATATTCGCCGGTCCGGCTGTATTGTTCGTCGACGAACATGCGGTGATGCTTGCCGCGGATTTCGCTCAGGTTGTAACCGACTGTCTTCAGGAAGTTTTCGTTGGCCGTGATGATCGTGCCATCGATTTCGAACTCGATGACGGCTTGAGCCGAGCTGATGGCGGCGATTTGATTTTCATAATCGAGGGCTTGCTCGCGGCGACGCATGTCTTCGGTGATGTCGCTGGCGTACTTGATCACTTTGTACGTTTCGCCGTTCGCGTCGATCAGCGCGCTGTAACGAGCTTGAATCCAGATTTCCTTGCCACCCTTGCCGAAGCGTTGGAACTCACCACTCTGCGATTCGCCACGGCCGAGGCGAGTCCAAAAGTTGCGATATTCGGGGCTGCGTGCATATTCCGCGTCGACAAACTTCTGGTGATGCTGGCCTTGGATTTCGGCCAGCGTGTAGCCCACGGTGTTCAAAAAGTTTTCGTTGGCCGTAATGATCGTGCCATCAGGCTGAAACTCGATCACGGCAAAGGCAGCGCCGATGGCGGCGAGCTGGGCTTGCGAGTCGAACAGCAGCGCCGAGTTGTCGGCAGCCGCAGTTTTGGTGGTTTTGGTAGCGGTCTTTTTGGCGGCAGGTTTCTTGGAATTGGCAGTCATGTGCAGGGCCTCGTAACTGGAAGGAAGTGTGCGTGCGGTAGTGCGAAAGGTTGGATAAAAGCGCAGGGGAATCGACACGCGCTCATCCAAGCGCGCAGTTTTGTTGCTGCGAGTACGCAGATTTCTGGCTGCGAAGACGCAGATTTTTGCCGCGAATACGCAGGGGTACTGCGAGTGCGCAGCAACAGGCGGGAAGCAAAGGCGGGAGTTGAAGGATCTCGGCAACGCTAGCGCGCCGCCGGCTCGCGATTGATGTCTTCGAGCACGATCTTTTCGATATCGAGCAGGATCAGCAGCCGATCCTTGAGCTTGGCCAGGCCCACGAGATACTCGCGGCCCAGCCCAGCCACTGTCGGTGGCGGCGGAGCGATTTGTTCCTGCGAAATTCGCAGGACTTCGCTGACTGCATCGACGATGAC is drawn from Anatilimnocola floriformis and contains these coding sequences:
- a CDS encoding protein-glutamate methylesterase/protein-glutamine glutaminase, producing the protein MDKIIRVLVVDDSPLMRELIRDVLTNERGIEVVGTAASGAEALIKVVELRPDIVTLDIQMPGMDGLQTLAALLAERPIPVIMVSSLTQRAAQITLQALDCGALDYVPKPENPSAAHRPFRDELLHKLRAMAGADVDRVLRIRQARAQQTVRQVARPSAGISNAYQDCCIALGISTGGPPALSELFQSLAPSLPPIVVVQHMPANFTGPFARRLDTISALSIKEAETGDVLRNNQVLIAPGGRHLRLQRQGSEVVAVIEDSDPVSGHRPSIDVMMRDASAAFGSRCLGIIMTGMGYDGAQGCAAIRAAGGYVLGQDQATSDVYGMNRVAAINGDVDRQFALPELPGLIVQNSARLFGRTSLARAK
- a CDS encoding response regulator, which gives rise to MTKRLLVIDDAMIIREMIKDAAREDGWEIVGHATNGQEGIEQFEKLQPDAVTLDLVMPEFDGMHGLRGIKQLNRDAQVLIVSALDQAEILKEALRAGAADFIAKPFNKGRLLAALQKIAARTAKREPQLV
- a CDS encoding chemotaxis protein CheD, producing the protein MTCSAPERRAEANVGMAQIALVAQGEIARAVLGSCIGLVLFHELRKTAVVAHIVLPQGQDRPGPAGKFADTALPEMLAILAENGIPRTGLVAKVAGGANMFGSSGPLQIGKENHAIVIQLLKNLRIPIMAEHVGGKVGRRITFDSATGDLQVDMAGSPSVVL
- a CDS encoding chemotaxis protein CheC, producing the protein MNATAPFDPALLGDFFSAATQHASLAMSQWTNGRVSLSLDELREAPLEEVSAELDMGDDLLTMVVLGVQGDGVQGGMGGQLILAFDDENGRTLAASLLGREVVANAGWSELDQSAVMETGNILASAYLNELTRLTRRKLIPSAPFFVQDFGASVLAQVLAGQSLAGDRALICRTRFEFDQRQVNWSLFFVPSEELLQTLLTAVQTSAANA
- a CDS encoding chemotaxis protein CheA; this translates as MSNNLGLDDDFMATMLSDFLDESQGYLTRLNENLLTLDELARALGDDVQLQPDAELLNEMFRDAHSLKGLSAMLQLTDINSLTHKVENVFDAARHGNLTISRPVIDVMFQAFDRLTGMVDRLKDQDAPEVACLEEVAAIQQLLAGAGISSGAPAKVSDAPISIPAAPPVVKPVIDVPVDSFGDVVDETDVPAKYLSIFIGETEETLDALAELLVNGVEADVDALLVFCHRIKGSAASIGLHRTAKLAHAMEDLLQVLREERRSITPELSDALLIAVDSLRAFVVVLQAGQRSPDSYDEAYPKLRAARHMAFAAMEAKPLPPPPPPAIIQVASFTDAERAQIIAAAPLEQRVIGGVVMLEAGLQLAELKAQVIFDRLGCLGELFFREPSEKQLDTAVDLQRLVFAVATEISEKSIRREIDLEGIRSIELEHIVHAMCTSPAETTPSVAAKPERCEAVAEHASGDHDEAEVKSEGVKDNGRNKADAAASKDKPAETIRVDIERLDQLMNLAGQLVINKARFAQLGDQLKSLSTRKQSVYSLANVGTLLENILSEADQASGAGAETPFMKIVRRHVQQIRGDLEVVRTDLEQLCQARTMVNGVSEAVHQLDRIADGIQKSVMDTRMVPIGPLFGRFKRVIRDITRSNGKDIQLVIRGEKTELDKRMVDELGDPLIHMVRNSADHGIESPAQRIAAGKPAQGTVTLDAFHRGNRVVIQVRDDGAGLDPQKIRAKAVSKGLISALDAERLTTQQTYQLIWAPGFSTAEKVTEISGRGMGMDIVRSKIESLNGVVELDSQFGVGTTITIKLPLTMAILPSLLTVISGDVFAVPVESVVEIVRVSEKSLTTVHGLSTARVRGRVISVVELNNLLQWADGSLRTATSTNGERTLVIVGTDGHEMGLAVDGLLGEEDIVIKSLAENYRNVPGLAGASILGNGRVSLILDVSSLISLAGRKTAANELEPA
- a CDS encoding CheR family methyltransferase; amino-acid sequence: MTTAALTQQVTDAQLSRYADLIYERTGIRISAQKKTLLSNRLRRRLKATGITCFDRYFDHLRKLSADHAEWDAFLQEITTHETYLFRDANQWDWFSNTYLTEIQNAVRRGQRAKTLRVWSAACSTGDEAHTIACCIADKISNYREWKIDIVGTDIGVDAVDQAKRAHFGVRAMRLVPDNCRTRFFKQAGDGWDAQPVLTQWTSFKQHNLLQPLRAALFDVIFVKNVLIYFDADSKQPVMRNVEAALKPGGMLVTGPAEGVADLTRGFERLQSWLHRKPELRTTQGLAQGTA
- a CDS encoding methyl-accepting chemotaxis protein, which translates into the protein MTANSKKPAAKKTATKTTKTAAADNSALLFDSQAQLAAIGAAFAVIEFQPDGTIITANENFLNTVGYTLAEIQGQHHQKFVDAEYARSPEYRNFWTRLGRGESQSGEFQRFGKGGKEIWIQARYSALIDANGETYKVIKYASDITEDMRRREQALDYENQIAAISSAQAVIEFEIDGTIITANENFLKTVGYNLSEIRGKHHRMFVDEQYSRTGEYREFWNKLGRGESQEGEFQRFGKGGAEVWIQARYSSLLNKSGKTYKVIKYASNITDAVRARAAALENQRREREQQEDLRNKVDQLLGVVQAAAAGDLTREVTVTGDDAIGELANGLRRMLADLRDVISQVVEGSAQFTEGSRVVSESAQTLAQGAQTQSASVEQMSASIEELTRSIEAVKENAGAANKVAKETSSLAEEGGAAVKKSIDAMARIKTSSSQISEIIQVISEIASQTNLLALNAAIEAARAGEHGLGFAVVADEVRKLAERSSEAAKEISKLIKESTQRVEEGAQLSEQTGGSLTKIIQGVEGTAKRIGEIADATVEQAQNANEVSNAIQQVSRVTEQSAAGSEEMASSSEQLGAQAAALRDLVGRFQVEATEQRSYSKPQVELARGRSTGSVQRPVTQRA